A single Musa acuminata AAA Group cultivar baxijiao chromosome BXJ2-1, Cavendish_Baxijiao_AAA, whole genome shotgun sequence DNA region contains:
- the LOC103987513 gene encoding OBERON-like protein, with amino-acid sequence MGTPSVTNHHHQSPLSMLPPRQHPRSSGLQTSLSLASSDPAASPDTQEPGSNSDQGQDSPTESASSRETWPIETNHPDVVGGHKIEKEKEGENEVAKLQVIRRVSNANRLSLHEIARDRVDVVAEKIKVMPDELLEELKGELRQILEGTGGSHQIEEFLYLQKLVQGRVDLTAKSLAGAHRVQLEILVAINSGIQAFLHPSVSIPQGRLIEVFLYKRCRNIACQSALPADECSCEICSSRNGFCNLCMCVICNKFDFEVNTCRWIGCDTCTHWTHTDCAMRVGQIGTGQSVKSGVGHTEMLFRCQACHRTSELLGWVKDVFQQCAPGWDREILMRELDFVSKIFQLSQDPKGRKLYRKCGELIEKLKSGTAESVACRMLLLFFQELELDSPKNSENEEVGRLISPQEACNKIAEVVQEAVRKMEMVAEEKMRMFKRARLALDACDRELEDKAREVQELKMERQRKKQQVEELESIIRLKQAEAEMFQLKANEAKQEADRLQSIAQAKSEKAEQDYASMYLKRRLEEAEAEKQYLYEKIKLQESQHAPQGNSNGGSGDHAQTLMLNKIQDLLKNVRSMPPKTEGQ; translated from the exons ATGGGTACCCCTTCTGTCACAAATCACCACCACCAATCACCACTCTCTATGCTACCACCACGCCAGCATCCGAGGTCGTCAGGCCTGCAGACATCCCTATCCCTGGCTTCATCAGACCCTGCAGCATCACCCGACACCCAAGAGCCAGGATCTAATTCTGACCAAGGGCAAGACTCGCCCACAGAGAGCGCCAGCTCTCGTGAAACCTGGCCCATTGAGACAAACCACCCTGATGTGGTTGGAGGACATAAAATAGAGAAGGAAAAGGAAGGAGAGAATGAAGTTGCTAAACTGCAGGTCATTCGGAGGGTTTCCAACGCAAATAGGTTATCGCTCCATGAAATTGCTCGAGACAGGGTTGATGTTGTTGCTGAGAAAATCAAGGTCATGCCAGATGAGCTTCTAGAGGAGCTTAAGGGTGAGCTTCGGCAGATACTTGAGGGTACAGGTGGTTCTCATCAAATAGAGGAGTTTCTGTATCTTCAGAAGCTTGTGCAGGGGAGAGTTGACCTGACCGCCAAATCCCTTGCTGGTGCTCATCGTGTGCAACTGGAAATTCTTGTTGCAATCAATTCAGGCATTCAGGCCTTCTTGCATCCAAGCGTCAGCATTCCACAGGGTCGCCTCATCGAGGTTTTCTTGTACAAGAGGTGCAGAAACATTGCTTGTCAAAGTGCTCTCCCTGCAGATGAATGCAGCTGTGAGATATGTTCCAGTAGGAATGGTTTCTGCAATCTCTGTATGTGTGTGATCTGCAACAAGTTTGATTTTGAGGTGAATACATGCCGCTGGATTGGATGTGATACATGCACACACTGGACTCACACAGATTGTGCCATGCGGGTTGGCCAAATTGGAACAGGTCAGTCTGTTAAGAGCGGAGTTGGCCATACAGAGATGCTTTTCAGGTGCCAAGCATGCCACAGAACATCCGAGTTGTTAGGTTGGGTTAAAGATGTCTTCCAGCAGTGCGCTCCTGGATGGGACCGAGAGATCCTGATGCGAGAACTTGACTTTGTCAGTAAGATTTTTCAATTGAGTCAGGACCCTAAAGGAAGAAAATTATACCGCAAGTGTGGTGAACTAATAGAAAAGTTGAAAAGTGGCACAGCCGAATCCGTGGCCTGCAGAATGCTCCTTCTCTTTTTCCAAG AACTTGAATTAGATTCACCAAAGAATTCTGAGAACGAAGAAGTTGGGCGTCTGATTTCTCCACAAGAGGCTTGCAATAAAATTGCTGAGGTGGTCCAAGAAGCTGTGAGGAAGATGGAGATGGTTGCAGAGGAGAAAATGCGGATGTTTAAGCGAGCTCGTTTGGCTCTAGATGCCTGCGATCGTGAGCTTGAGGACAAGGCTAGAGAAGTTCAAGAGCTAAAAATGGAGAGGCAGAGAAAGAAACAACAGGTGGAGGAACTAGAGAGCATCATTAGACTTAAGCAGGCAGAGGCTGAAATGTTCCAATTGAAGGCCAACGAGGCCAAGCAGGAGGCTGACAGACTGCAGAGCATTGCACAGGCCAAATCAGAGAAGGCTGAGCAGGACTATGCTAGTATGTACCTGAAGCGTCGTCTTGAAGAAGCAGAAGCCGAGAAGCAGTATTTATATGAGAAGATAAAGCTTCAGGAGAGCCAGCATGCTCCGCAGGGTAACAGCAATGGTGGCAGCGGCGACCATGCACAGACTCTAATGCTGAACAAAATCCAGGACTTGTTAAAGAACGTGCGAAGCATGCCACCAAAGACCGAGGGGCAATAA